In one Sulfitobacter sp. LCG007 genomic region, the following are encoded:
- a CDS encoding mandelate racemase/muconate lactonizing enzyme family protein, with protein MRIKSVEARWVQIPIEESRQHVSDFGRLRTFDAAIVRIETESGIVGWGEGKNAAGSAGSYAALVHLINAEVGPRIVGRDASGITPIWEDLYNGSRSGGAAKRGHVMPELSRRGHSVAAISAIDIALWDIRGKALDQPVWALLGGRKADHLPAYASGGWADAGGIGDQLRSYIDAGGFGAVKMRVGSMDGTPRVSADRVRAAREAIGPGVDLMVDAHGTYTVAEARRFAAMVADCDLAWFEEPVSVDDRPGMAEFRAASHIPVAMGESECTRFDFRDIVVSRAADILQPDPAFCGGITEAMRIAALASAFNLRLAPHLWAGAPAFFAGLHVIAAAPAGFIVEFSLGANPMIHDLSRQPVAVRDGMIAVPELPGLGLDMNIDMIARFTRA; from the coding sequence ATGCGCATCAAGTCCGTTGAGGCACGCTGGGTTCAGATCCCCATCGAGGAATCGCGCCAGCATGTCAGCGACTTCGGCAGGCTGCGGACCTTCGATGCCGCGATCGTTCGGATCGAGACGGAAAGCGGTATCGTCGGCTGGGGCGAGGGCAAGAACGCGGCGGGAAGCGCGGGCAGCTACGCGGCCCTCGTCCATCTTATCAACGCCGAAGTCGGACCCCGGATCGTCGGACGGGACGCGTCCGGGATCACGCCGATCTGGGAGGATCTTTACAACGGCTCGCGCAGCGGGGGCGCCGCGAAAAGGGGGCATGTCATGCCCGAGCTGTCGCGGCGCGGTCATTCCGTCGCCGCCATCAGCGCAATCGACATCGCGCTGTGGGATATTCGCGGCAAGGCGCTCGACCAGCCGGTCTGGGCGCTGCTCGGTGGACGCAAGGCAGACCATTTGCCCGCCTACGCCTCGGGTGGCTGGGCGGATGCCGGCGGGATCGGGGATCAGCTCAGGTCCTATATCGATGCGGGCGGCTTCGGTGCGGTCAAGATGCGCGTGGGATCCATGGACGGCACGCCGCGGGTCTCGGCTGACCGAGTCAGGGCGGCGCGCGAGGCGATCGGGCCGGGGGTGGATCTGATGGTCGATGCCCATGGCACCTACACGGTGGCCGAGGCGCGGCGCTTTGCGGCAATGGTGGCCGATTGCGACCTCGCCTGGTTCGAGGAGCCGGTCAGCGTCGACGACCGGCCCGGCATGGCCGAGTTCCGGGCCGCGTCCCATATCCCCGTCGCCATGGGCGAGTCCGAATGCACGCGCTTCGACTTTCGCGACATCGTTGTGTCACGGGCAGCGGACATCCTCCAGCCGGATCCGGCCTTCTGCGGGGGCATCACCGAGGCGATGCGCATCGCGGCGCTGGCATCCGCCTTCAACCTGCGGCTCGCGCCGCATCTCTGGGCGGGGGCGCCGGCCTTCTTCGCCGGTCTTCACGTCATCGCCGCCGCGCCGGCGGGATTCATCGTCGAATTCTCGCTGGGGGCAAATCCGATGATCCACGACCTTTCACGCCAGCCGGTCGCCGTCCGTGACGGAATGATCGCGGTTCCCGAGTTGCCGGGCCTTGGCCTCGACATGAACATCGATATGATCGCGCGGTTCACGAGGGCGTAG
- a CDS encoding FadR/GntR family transcriptional regulator translates to MQAEEFLPAITAHLIDRARSNDGKAPSERDLAEHFSVSRGQVREALAILEAMHVIERRAKSGIYVIEDRNGLGAMAFLARAGLPLDNRQIFEAVEVRKIHEIKAAELAAERATQENFDRLHDILDRSEKRIGQGEGLDGLDQEFHLEIVRATQNSVFLGICTSFYELGGARLQVYFRDPERNRKSHEEHREILGALLRRDALLASALMVAHLRGAMSYWSEILEAGGES, encoded by the coding sequence ATGCAGGCAGAAGAGTTTCTCCCGGCCATCACTGCCCATCTGATCGACCGCGCGCGCAGCAACGACGGAAAGGCGCCGTCCGAACGCGATCTGGCCGAGCATTTCTCGGTAAGTCGGGGGCAGGTGCGCGAGGCGCTCGCCATCCTCGAAGCCATGCATGTGATCGAGCGGCGGGCGAAATCGGGGATCTACGTGATCGAGGACCGCAACGGCCTGGGTGCAATGGCCTTTCTGGCGCGCGCGGGCCTGCCGCTGGACAACCGGCAGATCTTCGAGGCCGTCGAGGTACGCAAGATCCACGAGATCAAGGCGGCGGAACTGGCGGCGGAACGGGCGACGCAAGAGAATTTCGACCGTTTGCATGACATCCTGGACCGCTCGGAGAAGCGCATCGGGCAGGGCGAGGGGCTTGACGGGCTCGATCAGGAGTTTCACCTCGAGATCGTGCGGGCGACGCAGAATTCGGTTTTTCTGGGGATCTGCACCTCGTTCTACGAGCTTGGCGGCGCGCGTCTTCAGGTCTATTTCCGCGATCCCGAACGAAACCGGAAATCCCATGAGGAACACAGGGAAATCCTTGGAGCGCTTCTGCGGCGGGATGCGCTGCTGGCCTCGGCGCTCATGGTGGCGCATCTTCGCGGCGCGATGAGCTACTGGTCCGAGATCCTCGAAGCCGGCGGGGAAAGCTGA
- a CDS encoding NAD(P)-dependent oxidoreductase: MTGLSIFSTHPLHPEVTDALSGIGAYRVASAPTPEAIVAESAGAGLIVVRAPVPAEIIARQTGLRALVRHGAGLDMIPLEAATQAGVLVANVPGANAVTVAEHVIWSALALLRRYPLVNRDLRKVGWDAARAHADSGRELRGRTIGIVGMGNVGRSVARIAAQGFAMTVLAHTPRPESLSKDVRPVPLDVLLAEADVVALCCPLTDETRGLIGAARIARMRPGAILVNVARGPVVEEAALIAALRDERLGGAAIDVFETQPLPAGHPFLTLCNVILTPHMAGITEESMLRMGQGVVAEARRIASGDLPEQLVNPEAVARYRERFG; the protein is encoded by the coding sequence ATGACAGGCCTTTCCATCTTCTCGACCCATCCGCTGCACCCCGAGGTCACAGACGCGCTGAGCGGCATCGGGGCGTATCGGGTCGCGAGCGCACCGACGCCGGAGGCCATCGTCGCGGAAAGCGCCGGCGCCGGCCTGATCGTCGTGCGCGCCCCGGTCCCGGCGGAAATCATCGCGCGCCAGACCGGGCTGCGGGCGCTGGTCCGCCACGGCGCCGGACTGGACATGATCCCGCTCGAGGCCGCGACGCAGGCGGGGGTACTGGTGGCGAACGTGCCCGGCGCAAATGCCGTCACCGTGGCCGAACATGTGATCTGGTCCGCGCTCGCCCTGCTGCGGCGCTATCCGCTGGTGAACCGCGACCTGCGCAAGGTCGGCTGGGACGCGGCAAGGGCGCATGCGGACAGCGGCCGGGAACTGCGCGGGCGCACCATCGGTATTGTCGGCATGGGCAATGTCGGGCGGTCGGTTGCACGCATTGCCGCACAGGGATTTGCGATGACGGTCCTCGCGCATACCCCGCGCCCCGAAAGCCTGTCGAAGGATGTCCGGCCGGTGCCGCTGGACGTGCTTCTGGCGGAAGCAGATGTGGTGGCGCTTTGCTGCCCGCTCACCGACGAGACACGCGGGCTGATCGGGGCAGCGCGGATCGCAAGGATGCGTCCCGGCGCGATCCTCGTCAACGTGGCGCGGGGTCCCGTTGTCGAGGAGGCCGCCCTGATCGCGGCGCTGCGCGACGAACGGCTGGGCGGAGCAGCGATCGACGTGTTCGAGACGCAGCCCCTGCCGGCGGGCCATCCCTTCCTCACGCTCTGCAATGTGATCCTGACACCGCACATGGCCGGGATCACCGAAGAGAGCATGCTGCGCATGGGGCAGGGCGTCGTCGCCGAAGCCCGGCGCATTGCGTCCGGCGACCTTCCCGAGCAGCTGGTGAACCCGGAAGCCGTCGCGCGGTATCGCGAACGGTTCGGCTGA
- a CDS encoding ABC transporter ATP-binding protein, producing MARVELENVSKRYGGTRALKDLSLTVEDGEFFVLLGRTGAGKTTTLRMIAGLEKPDTGRVLIGGHDVGDWTAAERDVALVLQQYSLYPRLSVRGNLEFPLRPKVRAMTEDEIARRVDRVAKTLQITHLLERKVERLSGGEMQRVSIGRAIVRDPAVFLMDEPLSALDAKLRETLRVELKKLHQDLGATFLFVTHDQVEAMSMGDKIGVLRSGRLIQVGSPSDIYEKPLNTFVARSVGSPPINLMHGRLDGASADIGGFRLPVSGRTGAAHDVTFGIRPENLILETAAPVEARVFDIEDQGVMKILALDMGETRLHATVPAGTKVARDEVVRFGWKPERVLTFDRTTGQNLATV from the coding sequence ATGGCGCGGGTGGAACTTGAAAACGTCTCGAAACGCTATGGCGGCACGAGGGCGCTGAAGGATCTGAGCCTGACGGTCGAGGACGGCGAATTCTTCGTGCTGCTCGGCCGGACAGGCGCGGGCAAGACCACGACGCTGCGCATGATCGCGGGGCTCGAGAAGCCTGACACGGGCCGTGTGCTGATCGGCGGCCACGACGTCGGCGACTGGACGGCGGCCGAGCGCGACGTGGCGCTGGTGTTGCAGCAATATTCGCTCTACCCGCGCCTGTCGGTCCGCGGAAATCTCGAATTTCCCTTGCGTCCCAAGGTGCGCGCGATGACCGAGGACGAGATCGCGCGCCGCGTCGACCGGGTGGCGAAGACGCTGCAGATCACCCATCTGCTCGAGCGCAAGGTCGAGCGGCTGTCGGGCGGCGAAATGCAGCGCGTCTCGATCGGGCGGGCCATCGTGCGCGATCCGGCGGTGTTCCTGATGGACGAGCCGCTCTCGGCACTGGACGCGAAGCTGCGCGAGACGTTGCGGGTCGAGTTGAAGAAGCTGCATCAGGACCTCGGCGCGACCTTCCTCTTCGTGACCCATGACCAGGTCGAGGCAATGTCGATGGGCGACAAGATCGGCGTGCTGCGCAGCGGACGGCTGATCCAGGTCGGTTCGCCCTCGGACATCTACGAGAAACCGCTCAACACCTTCGTCGCCCGTTCGGTCGGCTCGCCCCCGATCAACCTGATGCACGGACGGCTCGACGGCGCCAGCGCCGATATCGGTGGGTTCCGCCTGCCTGTGTCTGGCAGGACCGGCGCGGCACATGACGTGACGTTCGGCATCCGGCCCGAAAACCTGATCCTCGAGACCGCCGCTCCGGTCGAGGCGCGGGTCTTCGATATCGAGGATCAGGGGGTCATGAAGATCCTCGCGCTCGACATGGGCGAGACGCGCCTGCATGCGACGGTTCCGGCAGGGACTAAAGTCGCCCGAGACGAGGTCGTGCGGTTCGGCTGGAAGCCCGAGCGGGTGCTGACCTTCGACAGGACGACGGGCCAGAACCTCGCGACCGTCTGA
- a CDS encoding ABC transporter ATP-binding protein: MAKIELRNVQKYFGPVQVLKDTNLTIEDGEFVVMLGQSGCGKTTTLRAIAGLETVTSGTISIDGREVQDLKAADRDIAFVFQSFSLYPHMTVRENIAFPLRAVRMGQSEREAAVKEVAQVLGIERLLSKRPSALSGGDMQRVAIGRALVRRPKALLMDEPIGALDAKLREQMRAEIKRLHIARGSTSVYVTHDQVEAMSLADRIIVMHDGLLQQVGAPEEVYLHPANLFVAQFVGSPVMNVTDVAVEGDGTDAMLRVGGTGRFRVPSATVAHLNGASAKLGIRPEAVLLSREPGGGAVETETTNVEPLGSHDIVDVRVGDATLRARCESGFARGEGERVWVALDPHRAHYFDAANGQSLRRAG, translated from the coding sequence ATGGCGAAGATCGAACTCAGGAACGTGCAGAAATACTTCGGTCCCGTGCAGGTGCTGAAGGATACCAACCTGACCATCGAGGACGGCGAATTCGTCGTCATGCTGGGCCAGTCCGGCTGCGGCAAGACGACGACGCTCCGCGCCATCGCCGGGCTCGAGACGGTGACGTCGGGGACGATCTCGATCGACGGACGTGAAGTGCAGGACCTGAAGGCGGCGGATCGCGACATCGCCTTTGTGTTCCAGTCCTTCTCGCTCTATCCGCACATGACCGTGCGCGAGAACATCGCCTTCCCACTGCGCGCCGTCCGCATGGGCCAGTCCGAGCGCGAAGCGGCGGTGAAGGAGGTCGCGCAGGTGCTCGGGATCGAGCGCCTGCTGTCCAAGCGCCCCTCGGCGCTGTCGGGCGGCGACATGCAGCGCGTGGCCATCGGGCGGGCGCTGGTGCGTCGGCCCAAGGCGCTGCTGATGGACGAACCCATCGGCGCGCTCGACGCGAAGCTGCGCGAACAGATGCGCGCCGAGATCAAGCGCCTGCATATCGCGCGCGGCTCGACCAGCGTCTACGTGACCCATGACCAGGTCGAGGCCATGTCGCTGGCTGACCGCATAATCGTCATGCACGACGGCCTGTTGCAACAGGTCGGCGCGCCGGAGGAGGTCTATCTGCATCCCGCCAACCTCTTCGTCGCGCAATTCGTCGGCTCGCCGGTGATGAATGTCACCGATGTGGCCGTCGAGGGCGACGGCACCGACGCCATGCTGCGCGTCGGCGGGACCGGGCGCTTCCGGGTGCCCTCGGCAACCGTGGCGCATCTGAACGGGGCCTCCGCAAAACTCGGGATCCGGCCCGAGGCGGTGCTGCTGTCGCGCGAACCCGGCGGCGGCGCAGTTGAAACCGAGACAACGAATGTCGAGCCGCTGGGCAGTCATGACATCGTCGATGTGCGGGTGGGCGATGCGACGCTGCGCGCGCGCTGCGAGTCGGGCTTTGCCCGCGGCGAAGGGGAACGCGTCTGGGTCGCGCTCGACCCGCACCGTGCGCATTACTTCGACGCCGCGAACGGCCAGTCACTCAGGAGGGCCGGCTGA
- a CDS encoding carbohydrate ABC transporter permease, with the protein MSEVKTRGEVFANRAAIAAVFVALIVMLTPIYWIASTAFKPRSLATTIPPTVFFEPTLTPFAKLFVKRSQLRQPVEEDVYAAAPWWEQQIYDDGEQAVKNRKTGEITSSGYADRYKNSLIVSIISTFLAVSMGTLTAYGFSRFRVPGENDWLFFILSTRMLPPVVVAIPMFLMYRAVGLYDTHAGLIILYTAFNLSFAVWIMKGFIDEIPREYEEAALVDGYTRLQAFWKIVLPEALTGIAATAVLCFIVAWNEYAFALMMTSRNAQTAPPYIPSQVGSGLPDWSVIAAGAFLFLLPVAIFTFLLRNHLLRGMSFGAIRK; encoded by the coding sequence ATGTCCGAAGTAAAGACCAGAGGCGAAGTCTTCGCCAACCGCGCCGCCATCGCCGCCGTCTTCGTGGCGCTGATCGTCATGCTCACCCCGATCTACTGGATCGCCTCGACCGCCTTCAAGCCGCGCAGCCTCGCCACCACGATCCCGCCGACCGTGTTCTTCGAACCGACCCTGACGCCGTTTGCCAAGCTCTTCGTGAAGCGTTCGCAGTTGCGCCAGCCCGTCGAGGAAGACGTCTATGCCGCGGCGCCCTGGTGGGAGCAGCAGATCTACGACGATGGCGAACAGGCGGTGAAGAACCGCAAGACCGGCGAGATCACCTCCTCGGGCTATGCGGACCGCTACAAGAATTCGCTGATCGTTTCGATCATCTCGACCTTTCTCGCCGTCTCGATGGGCACGCTGACCGCCTACGGTTTCTCGCGCTTCCGCGTGCCGGGCGAAAACGACTGGCTGTTCTTCATCCTGTCGACCCGGATGCTGCCCCCCGTCGTGGTCGCCATTCCGATGTTCCTGATGTACCGGGCCGTCGGCCTCTATGACACGCACGCGGGCCTGATCATCCTCTACACCGCCTTCAACCTGTCCTTCGCGGTCTGGATCATGAAGGGCTTCATCGACGAGATTCCGCGCGAATACGAGGAAGCCGCCCTTGTCGACGGCTACACCCGCCTGCAGGCCTTCTGGAAGATCGTCCTGCCCGAAGCCCTGACGGGCATCGCGGCGACGGCGGTGTTATGCTTCATCGTCGCCTGGAACGAATACGCCTTCGCGCTGATGATGACATCGCGCAACGCCCAGACCGCCCCGCCCTACATCCCGAGCCAGGTGGGATCGGGCCTGCCGGACTGGAGCGTGATCGCCGCGGGTGCCTTCCTCTTCCTGCTGCCGGTCGCGATCTTCACCTTCCTGCTGCGCAACCATCTGCTGCGCGGCATGTCCTTCGGAGCGATCCGCAAATGA
- a CDS encoding carbohydrate ABC transporter permease, with protein sequence MTDVIARLEPQSRAATRGLSDLSIRNLFIIPTIAFLIIFNVFPLLYSLWTSFTDFRASTTAPANWVGLANYRELLSDPFIWRNFTITAKYVLISVTGQVFVGFGLAMLLNRAIPLKGLITTLLLLPMMLSMAVVGLFWKLLYDPSFGIINYFLGLGKFEWLANPDVALYAVAIVDIWMWSPFVMLLSLAGLSAVPKHLYEAAEIDRAGPFYTFFRITLPLVAPILMIAIIFRTMEAFKTFDHAYILSSQPTTELIAIRLYKMAFLEWQTGLSSAFAYIVLIMVVAITNIYVKYLNKAKAR encoded by the coding sequence GTGACAGACGTTATCGCAAGGCTCGAGCCGCAAAGCCGCGCGGCCACACGCGGGTTGTCGGACCTTTCGATCCGCAACCTCTTCATCATTCCGACGATCGCATTCCTGATCATCTTCAACGTCTTTCCGCTGCTCTATTCGCTCTGGACGTCCTTCACCGATTTCCGCGCCTCGACCACGGCACCCGCGAACTGGGTCGGACTTGCCAACTACCGCGAGCTGCTGAGCGATCCGTTCATCTGGCGAAACTTCACCATCACGGCGAAATACGTGCTGATCTCGGTCACGGGGCAGGTCTTCGTGGGCTTCGGGCTCGCCATGCTGCTCAACCGCGCCATCCCGCTGAAGGGGCTTATCACCACGCTCCTGCTGCTGCCGATGATGCTGTCCATGGCCGTCGTCGGCCTGTTCTGGAAGCTGCTCTACGATCCGTCCTTCGGGATCATCAACTACTTCCTCGGCCTCGGAAAATTCGAATGGCTCGCGAACCCGGACGTCGCGCTTTACGCGGTGGCCATCGTCGACATCTGGATGTGGTCGCCCTTCGTCATGCTGCTTTCGCTCGCCGGCCTCTCGGCGGTGCCGAAACATCTTTACGAGGCCGCCGAGATCGACCGGGCCGGCCCCTTCTACACCTTCTTCAGGATCACCCTGCCGCTGGTGGCGCCGATCCTGATGATCGCGATCATCTTCCGCACGATGGAGGCCTTCAAGACATTCGATCACGCCTACATCCTGTCCTCTCAGCCGACGACCGAACTGATCGCGATCCGGCTCTACAAGATGGCCTTCCTCGAGTGGCAGACAGGCCTGTCCTCGGCCTTTGCCTACATCGTGCTGATCATGGTGGTGGCGATCACCAACATCTATGTGAAATACCTCAACAAGGCGAAGGCGCGCTGA
- a CDS encoding ABC transporter substrate-binding protein: MKRRVLGMLASVACSALMAQAAAAQELTIFWAEWDPANYLQELVNEYEAETGVVVTVETTPWQDFQTKAFTEFNARGAAYDMIVGDSQWLGAASEGGHYVDLTDFFEEHDLGNVMAPATVKYYAEYPGNSGKYWAIPAEGDAVGWAYRKDWFEDPEEMKAFEEKYGYPLDVPESWAQMMDIAEFFHRPDEDRYGIAIYTDNSYDGLVMGIENALFSYGGNLGDYESYQVDGILNSPQNVAALEAYRKLYGFTPPGWSKTFFVENNQAITENLAAMSMNYFAFFPALVNPATNPNAENTGFFANPPGPGGAQFAALGGQGISIVSYSENIDESYAFLEWFIKDETQKRWAELGGYTASAKVLESDEFRSATPYNEAFYQTMFKVKDFWAVPEYAELLTAANQRLYPYVVGGEGTAQEALDALTADWIDTFKKYGRTN; encoded by the coding sequence ATGAAACGACGTGTACTTGGAATGCTCGCCAGCGTTGCATGCTCTGCGCTGATGGCGCAAGCGGCGGCTGCGCAGGAGCTGACCATTTTCTGGGCCGAATGGGACCCGGCAAACTACCTTCAGGAACTGGTGAACGAATACGAGGCCGAAACCGGAGTCGTCGTCACGGTCGAAACCACACCCTGGCAGGACTTCCAGACCAAGGCCTTTACCGAATTCAACGCCCGCGGCGCGGCCTACGACATGATCGTCGGCGACAGCCAGTGGCTCGGCGCGGCGTCAGAGGGCGGCCACTACGTGGACCTGACCGATTTCTTCGAGGAACATGACCTCGGCAACGTCATGGCCCCCGCGACGGTCAAGTATTATGCCGAATACCCCGGCAACTCGGGCAAGTACTGGGCAATCCCCGCAGAGGGCGACGCGGTCGGCTGGGCCTACCGGAAGGACTGGTTCGAGGACCCCGAAGAGATGAAGGCCTTCGAGGAGAAATACGGGTATCCGCTGGATGTGCCTGAGAGCTGGGCCCAGATGATGGACATCGCCGAATTCTTCCATCGCCCGGACGAGGACCGCTACGGCATCGCGATCTACACCGACAATTCATATGACGGTCTGGTGATGGGCATCGAGAACGCGCTTTTCTCATACGGTGGCAATCTCGGCGACTACGAAAGCTATCAGGTCGACGGCATCCTGAACTCGCCCCAAAACGTCGCGGCGCTCGAGGCCTATCGCAAGCTCTACGGCTTCACGCCGCCGGGCTGGTCCAAGACCTTCTTCGTCGAGAACAACCAGGCGATCACCGAGAACCTGGCGGCGATGTCGATGAACTATTTCGCCTTCTTCCCCGCGCTGGTGAACCCGGCGACGAACCCCAACGCGGAGAACACCGGCTTTTTCGCCAATCCTCCGGGCCCCGGCGGCGCGCAGTTCGCGGCATTGGGCGGACAAGGGATTTCGATTGTCTCCTATTCGGAGAACATCGACGAATCCTACGCGTTTCTCGAATGGTTCATCAAGGACGAGACCCAGAAGCGATGGGCAGAGCTTGGTGGCTATACCGCCAGCGCCAAGGTGCTCGAGAGCGACGAGTTCCGCAGCGCGACGCCCTATAACGAAGCCTTCTACCAGACCATGTTCAAGGTGAAGGACTTCTGGGCGGTGCCGGAATACGCCGAGCTTCTGACCGCCGCGAACCAGCGCCTCTATCCCTATGTGGTGGGCGGCGAAGGCACCGCGCAGGAGGCCCTCGACGCTCTGACGGCGGACTGGATCGATACCTTCAAGAAATACGGCCGGACCAACTGA
- a CDS encoding Tm-1-like ATP-binding domain-containing protein translates to MLIHVVGTADTKGEELAYLRDLVLAGGARAVVVDLGTRRPSVPVDVTARSVAQCHPAGAGAVLDGDDRGTAVAAMATAFSEWCRRNADGVAGMIAIGGGGGTAMACAGMRELPYGVPKFMVSTLASGDTGPYVGTSDIVMVPSVTDIAGLNRLSRVILSNAAHALLGAATAVHPDTTAQSPAIGLSMFGVTTACVTAVTNRLKGQFDCLVFHATGTGGRAMERLLDQGVLSGLVDITTTEIADLLFGGVLAAAPERLDVIARTGAPWVGSVGALDMVNFWAPDTVPAQYRGRTFYNHNPNVTLMRTTPEENREMGRWLGAKLNAMGDNARLLVPQKGVSALDVEGGAFWDPEADEALFETLRDTVADSARLVFLPNHINDPDFAAIAAELFLKLAPVRSPASHRHAMTPSGAR, encoded by the coding sequence ATGCTGATCCATGTGGTCGGAACGGCGGACACGAAGGGCGAGGAGCTTGCCTATCTTCGCGATCTCGTCCTGGCGGGCGGAGCTCGCGCGGTGGTCGTCGACCTGGGAACACGCAGGCCTTCCGTCCCGGTCGACGTGACGGCGCGTTCGGTTGCGCAATGCCATCCCGCAGGTGCCGGCGCGGTGCTGGATGGCGACGATCGCGGCACGGCGGTTGCGGCCATGGCGACCGCCTTCTCGGAATGGTGCCGCCGCAACGCCGACGGCGTCGCGGGCATGATCGCCATCGGCGGCGGGGGCGGGACGGCAATGGCCTGCGCCGGCATGCGTGAGCTGCCTTACGGTGTCCCGAAATTCATGGTCTCGACGCTCGCCTCGGGCGACACCGGCCCGTACGTCGGCACGTCCGATATCGTGATGGTGCCGTCGGTCACGGATATCGCCGGGCTGAACCGGCTGAGCCGGGTAATCCTGTCCAACGCGGCGCATGCGCTGCTGGGCGCCGCGACAGCGGTACACCCGGACACGACGGCGCAGAGTCCGGCCATCGGCCTGTCGATGTTCGGTGTGACCACGGCGTGCGTGACCGCCGTGACGAACCGTCTGAAGGGACAATTCGATTGCCTCGTGTTTCACGCCACCGGAACCGGGGGGCGAGCGATGGAGCGATTGCTCGATCAGGGCGTCCTGTCGGGACTGGTCGACATCACCACGACCGAGATCGCGGATCTGCTGTTCGGCGGCGTTCTGGCGGCAGCGCCCGAGCGGCTCGATGTGATCGCCCGGACGGGGGCGCCCTGGGTCGGATCGGTGGGCGCGCTCGACATGGTCAACTTCTGGGCGCCCGACACCGTTCCCGCGCAGTATCGCGGCCGGACCTTCTACAATCACAATCCGAACGTCACCCTGATGCGCACCACGCCCGAGGAAAACCGCGAGATGGGGCGCTGGCTTGGCGCAAAACTGAACGCGATGGGCGACAATGCCCGCCTTCTGGTGCCGCAGAAGGGCGTCTCGGCACTGGATGTCGAGGGCGGGGCCTTCTGGGACCCCGAGGCCGATGAAGCGCTTTTCGAGACGCTGCGCGACACCGTCGCGGACTCCGCCCGGTTGGTGTTCCTGCCCAACCACATCAACGACCCCGACTTTGCCGCGATCGCCGCCGAGCTGTTCCTGAAACTGGCCCCGGTCCGGTCCCCGGCATCGCATCGCCACGCAATGACGCCCTCGGGCGCGCGGTGA
- a CDS encoding cupin domain-containing protein, with product MTNVTDLFKYPGDVDAFGFDWGQLSVTLGPEVNGAKRFSAAVVTVPPGQGHARHNHPGSEEIIHILKGEGEQMVEDEAGNPHTRTVRAGCSVFIPESRFHSTRNTGAEEMQIFVVYSPAGPEQLLRELPDFRLIPAEG from the coding sequence ATGACGAACGTGACAGACCTCTTCAAGTATCCCGGCGACGTGGACGCGTTCGGCTTCGACTGGGGACAGCTTTCGGTGACGCTGGGCCCCGAGGTGAACGGAGCGAAGCGGTTCTCCGCGGCGGTCGTCACCGTCCCACCGGGTCAAGGCCATGCGCGCCACAATCACCCGGGTTCGGAAGAGATCATCCATATCCTCAAGGGCGAGGGCGAGCAGATGGTCGAGGACGAGGCGGGCAACCCGCATACCCGTACCGTCCGCGCAGGCTGCTCGGTATTCATCCCGGAAAGCCGGTTTCATTCGACCCGCAATACCGGTGCGGAGGAGATGCAGATATTTGTCGTCTATTCACCGGCCGGCCCCGAGCAGTTGCTGAGGGAATTGCCGGATTTCCGGCTGATCCCGGCAGAGGGCTGA